TACATGCTTTGTTTTACCATGGATCTTAGTTTCTTTTAGCTTGTCTTTGATCAGGGCATTGGCAAATGTTCCTGCATAGATAGTTGGATTACCGAGATCCTCCATGATGTATTGGATAGCACCGGTGTGATCAAGATGACCGTGAGTGATCAGGAGACCTTTGACCCTATGTTTATTCTTCTTCAGATATGAAATATTTGGTATTAGATAGTCTATACCGTATAACTCTTGTCCAGGAAAGGAAAATCCAGCATCGATTACCAAAATATCGCCACCGTACTCAATAAAATTACAATTCCTACCCACTTCAGACGTTCCAGAAAGAGCACATACTCGCAGTACCTGATCTTTTGGGTGTGTATTTGATATTGTTCGGCTTCGCTTAGACCTTCTTGATCTTCTGGAAGGGCGTCTTTCGCCACGATTGGTTTCAGTATTATTGTTCATATCGCAAATTATACCAGAATAATGAGTTTTTTGTTGCACATATACTTAGGTGTAGGAGATGGAGTATATAGCTATAGCTGTAGAACAAAAGTTCGTTACGAGGCGTAGATCAAACCCACACCTTTGGATAGAACCATCCCACCAAGTGTAAGTGGAACCCAGAGATCCAGGTTGTTTGAGAACATTTGCACAATAGTTAATGTCATGAGGATGGTTGTGATTGAGAGGTAGGCACTATTTAGATAAGGGTGTAGATTTGTTAGTGCATCTACAACAGCAGTTCTCTCCCTCATCACATATCTAGAGAACATCAGTAGTACTGAAACGGTCGCGATGACCGCGATAAGCGTCAAAACTGCAGAGATCTTGAATTCATAAAGGATCAGTGTGATCGTTAATGAGAGGGCGAAAAGTATCGCACTCATCAGTTCTTTTTTTGATAATTTTCTCATCTTGTCAATGTTTTGATCTCAAATAATTCTTCGAGTGGTAGTTGAAAGAACTTACTGATCTTGATCGCTAATAACACCGAAGGCACATAATTCCCCTTCTCAAGAGCGATTATGGTCTGTCGGCTTACACCGACATTTGCTGCAAGACCTTGTTGTGTAATGCCGATCTTGCGTCTATGTTGTGGAACCTTGTTACATATACTTTCCATTCGCAGGGATTCTACCATACTTTTTCCCAAAGGCAACCCGTTACTTGGTAACCATCATGGGTGATCAGTCATTATTCCTAAAATAGTTATAAACGACATTGGTACAATCGTCAAATATGATATAATCAACCACAACCAATTGAAAACCGTCAGAAAGGGCTTGTCACCCTTGAGGTCCGGAAAGAAACCTAAAGAATGTTTTTAGAGTAGTAGAATCCGGCGGATGTTGACCGTAATAACAACAGCGTATATTCGAAAGAAGTACGTACTAAGCCTTATACAGTGATGTATAAGGGAAGCAAGGTGGTACACGGTGAAAGCCGTCCTTGCACAGCAATATCGGTCCTGCTGTGTGAGGACGGCTTTTAGATTATTTGATCGAATAGTAGCCATGGCCGGAAGAATTGATAGTATCCCCAAAAGTTTTGAGTCAGCTGAAGCGGAGTCAAGGATATATGAAATGTGGGAAGAAAATGATCTTTTTCGCCCTGAAACAATGGAGAAGATCCTCAAAGATAGAGGAGAAGAGGTAAAGAAGACATTTACAATAACTTTGCCACCTCCTAATGCAAATGGGAAATTACATTTAGGACACACATGCGGATATTCATTTCAGGATGCGATGGGTCGATATCATAGAATGTTAGGTGAACCAACACTTCTTTTACCAGGTAAAGATCATGCAAGTATCCAAACAGAGGCTGTTTATACAAAGATCTTAGCTAAGGAAGGTATCGATAAATGGGAATTAGGTCGCGAGAAGTTTTACGAGATGTGCTATCAGTTTTGTATGGATGCTGCAAAAGCAGCCCAAACCCAAGAAAAGCGCATCGGTTTATCAGCTGATTGGAGTCGTGATTTCTTCACATTAGATCCAAGATTAACCAAAGTGATATATGAAACTTTCTACCGAATGTATGAGGATGGCTTGGTTTATAGGGGTAAGTACATAATCAATCAGTGTCCTCACTGCAGAACAGCACTAGCCGATGTCGATACAGAGCGCAAGGAGCTTAGAGGAATATTTGCCTATATTGTTTATCCTTTCGCAGATGAGTCTGATAATGATAAAGCCGAAAAGGAACTGGGTCATCGAGGGATCATGGTTGCTACAACTCGACCTGAGACCATGTTGGCTGATACAGCCGTAGCAGTACACTCAGAGGATAAAAGATACCAAGCATTTGTAGGCAAGAAAGTGATTGTACCTTTCGTTGAGCGGGCTGTTCCGATCATTACTGATGATGAGATCGATCCTGAGCTAGGAGCAGGTGCTTTGAAAGTGACCCCAGCACATTCCCCGATAGATTTTGAGATGGGAGAGAGGCATGGGTTAGAGGTCGTAAATGTAATTGATGAAACTGGAAAAATGACAGGAGCGATACCTGAAAGATTTATAGGAATGGGTACGATCGAATGTTCCAAGGCATTGGTTAAAGAGCTTGATGAAATGGGTTTGTTGGTAAAGATCGAGAATATTAAGCATGAAGTAGCTGTTTGCGAGAGGTGTGGTACCCCAATAGAACCTATGATCTCAAATCAGTGGTTTGTAGATGTTAAACCTCTTGCCCAAATAGCAATCAAGGCTATTACAGAAGGTAAGACCCGTGTGATCCCGGAGGGGCAACAATCAGCAATATTACATTTCTTCGAAAATATCAGACCGTGGTGTATCTCTCGACAATTATGGTGGGGTCAACGTATCCCGGTTTGGTATAGCGGTGGTAAAGCAATGTATGACTGGTTGCAAGATAACCCTGGTTATACAGTCAAAGACTGGGAGGAGCAAACTGGAGAGAAAGCCAAAGGATCAGGTAATGTCATTCTGTCAGATTCTCGTCCAACCGAAGATCCTGCTTGGAATGGCGAAATCTCCGAATTATATCTGGAAGAAGAA
Above is a genomic segment from Candidatus Nomurabacteria bacterium containing:
- a CDS encoding helix-turn-helix transcriptional regulator, which encodes MVESLRMESICNKVPQHRRKIGITQQGLAANVGVSRQTIIALEKGNYVPSVLLAIKISKFFQLPLEELFEIKTLTR
- a CDS encoding valine--tRNA ligase, coding for MAGRIDSIPKSFESAEAESRIYEMWEENDLFRPETMEKILKDRGEEVKKTFTITLPPPNANGKLHLGHTCGYSFQDAMGRYHRMLGEPTLLLPGKDHASIQTEAVYTKILAKEGIDKWELGREKFYEMCYQFCMDAAKAAQTQEKRIGLSADWSRDFFTLDPRLTKVIYETFYRMYEDGLVYRGKYIINQCPHCRTALADVDTERKELRGIFAYIVYPFADESDNDKAEKELGHRGIMVATTRPETMLADTAVAVHSEDKRYQAFVGKKVIVPFVERAVPIITDDEIDPELGAGALKVTPAHSPIDFEMGERHGLEVVNVIDETGKMTGAIPERFIGMGTIECSKALVKELDEMGLLVKIENIKHEVAVCERCGTPIEPMISNQWFVDVKPLAQIAIKAITEGKTRVIPEGQQSAILHFFENIRPWCISRQLWWGQRIPVWYSGGKAMYDWLQDNPGYTVKDWEEQTGEKAKGSGNVILSDSRPTEDPAWNGEISELYLEEESDIFDTWFSSGQWPFSTLGGPEGEDFKKYYPTQVMETARDILFWWVARMMMLGLYQTGETPFDTVFLHGMILASDGDKMSKSRGNGVEPGYVFDKYGADALRLWYYNDALPGSNTPLQEEKIKGNRFFVNKIWNASRFLLTNIDDSELLAISSGLKKYEEIWDQNGDDLHISTNKSFYEKIQKYHHDHKYHLGAEAIREFFWGTYCDVWIEETKRSIADSELGSEERVDSLTKMVYLLKRNLMIMHPFIPYITEAVWQELVGIGLAEGWVMVQRL